A genomic window from Exiguobacterium acetylicum DSM 20416 includes:
- a CDS encoding C40 family peptidase, which translates to MKKWTAHVAGLAATLMLSSVLPAPAFAESPPAQPTVETQTVTETTGIAYLNEDAALLQTADSTTIIQQLPAGTTLKTLGTDGDFTRVSWQEGTAYVATNALTQTAPVFQKQATLMSKSPLSLVASPFDPTVVTPLPAYQRIDTYGTFDTFTRLKWNEQYVYVPTAQLEQLPKLVGKRYAKRTTSLFVEPKTTSAKSAVTQNQAFETFGTTGTFTRVATKTGYAFVLTTDLADAQVENYPETGLRYAKRATSLFVEPKTTSTKTVVVQNQAFETFGTTGTFTRVATKTGYAFILTADLADAQIVNHPETGLRYVQQQTTVYATATTKGKVVQSLPVNTSLQTYGIEGSFTRIKRNDEYAYVLTAHLGTLKYYPKTARLYVQRATPIYSDAKSSSPVLKQHQTNTLLTVYGTSGAYSRIIFRGVHAYVKTADLGTGKVYASTGTRYAKRNLSVYTSASTKSKIMYSVKRADKLTIYGTRGSYTRLKKGSVYGYVKTTDLVTKKPDLYDVTGQRYVTEDDVVIRSQAKLSGKKIGTLKKGTSISIYGKSGYYTRVKYKNTFGFVDSSRIGLNKPTAKAKKGTTFYVHLDQTPLFSADVAYSRPAAYLKKGTKLIGLKSIDDDFWQVRLANGQTGYVLNPYISTSKPDMGLTQKAIDRAKIYTVKQTTSFFASPTSPKGSGLVEQGKRVYPRHRVGNFYVIQSGWTPVYLPVSAVTITSDKRVVKKNNTRGEKLIQAAVQHIGTPYTWGSQDAVNGGFDCSGLIHYATNKAGKYGGRTNVRGYWYGAFFTNRRTSIASGKRSDIVFFQNTYTDGPSHIGIMLDSEHFIHAGGSQLQINSIYEPRWQEHFLGFKSM; encoded by the coding sequence GCTTTCGCTGAATCGCCACCTGCTCAACCGACGGTAGAAACACAAACAGTCACCGAGACGACCGGGATAGCTTATTTGAACGAGGATGCTGCGTTGCTACAAACGGCTGATTCCACAACGATCATTCAACAACTACCAGCAGGAACGACATTGAAGACACTCGGCACGGACGGTGACTTCACTCGTGTCAGTTGGCAAGAAGGTACTGCGTATGTCGCAACAAACGCGTTAACGCAAACAGCACCTGTCTTTCAAAAACAAGCTACGCTGATGTCGAAAAGTCCACTCTCATTAGTTGCTTCACCATTTGATCCCACCGTCGTGACGCCACTTCCTGCCTATCAGCGAATCGATACATACGGCACTTTCGACACGTTCACGCGTCTGAAATGGAACGAACAATACGTCTACGTACCGACGGCACAACTCGAGCAACTTCCGAAATTAGTTGGAAAGCGTTATGCCAAACGAACGACTTCTCTTTTCGTTGAACCGAAGACGACGAGCGCGAAGTCAGCTGTCACTCAAAATCAAGCATTCGAAACGTTCGGTACGACGGGGACTTTCACACGCGTGGCCACTAAAACGGGTTACGCCTTCGTATTGACAACTGATTTAGCTGATGCGCAGGTCGAAAATTACCCGGAAACGGGTCTGCGTTATGCCAAACGAGCGACTTCCCTTTTCGTTGAACCGAAGACGACAAGCACGAAGACAGTCGTCGTTCAAAATCAAGCGTTTGAAACGTTCGGTACGACGGGTACTTTTACACGCGTGGCGACTAAAACGGGTTATGCCTTCATATTGACGGCTGATTTAGCAGATGCGCAGATCGTGAACCATCCGGAAACAGGGCTACGTTACGTCCAACAGCAGACGACGGTCTATGCTACTGCGACTACGAAAGGAAAAGTCGTACAATCGCTTCCTGTGAATACTTCGCTTCAAACGTACGGCATCGAGGGTTCATTTACACGAATCAAACGAAACGACGAGTATGCCTATGTGCTGACGGCACATCTTGGTACATTGAAATACTATCCGAAGACTGCACGCCTCTATGTTCAGCGTGCTACACCGATCTATTCGGATGCCAAATCTTCAAGTCCTGTCTTAAAGCAACATCAAACGAATACGCTGCTGACGGTGTATGGCACAAGCGGTGCCTATAGCCGGATCATCTTCCGTGGAGTTCATGCTTACGTCAAGACAGCTGATCTCGGTACTGGAAAAGTCTATGCATCAACCGGGACACGATACGCGAAACGCAACTTGTCCGTCTACACATCTGCGTCGACGAAGAGCAAAATCATGTATTCCGTCAAACGAGCTGATAAGCTAACGATTTACGGAACAAGAGGCAGTTACACACGCTTGAAAAAAGGATCGGTCTACGGTTACGTCAAGACGACGGATCTCGTCACGAAAAAGCCGGATCTGTATGACGTCACTGGTCAACGCTACGTGACGGAAGATGATGTCGTCATTCGTTCGCAGGCAAAACTATCGGGTAAAAAAATCGGTACATTAAAAAAAGGGACCTCGATTTCGATTTACGGAAAAAGCGGTTATTATACACGCGTCAAATATAAAAACACCTTTGGTTTCGTCGATTCGAGTCGTATCGGACTGAACAAGCCGACGGCAAAAGCAAAAAAAGGCACGACATTTTATGTCCATCTGGACCAGACGCCACTCTTCTCTGCCGACGTTGCTTACAGTCGCCCAGCTGCCTATTTGAAGAAAGGGACGAAATTAATTGGTCTAAAATCAATTGATGATGACTTTTGGCAAGTTCGCCTGGCAAATGGTCAAACCGGTTACGTCCTCAACCCTTATATCAGCACGAGCAAACCCGATATGGGACTGACACAAAAAGCGATCGACCGGGCGAAAATCTATACGGTCAAACAGACGACGTCGTTCTTTGCGAGTCCGACAAGTCCAAAAGGCAGCGGACTCGTTGAACAAGGCAAACGGGTTTATCCGCGTCATCGAGTCGGAAACTTCTATGTCATCCAGTCAGGCTGGACACCTGTTTATCTTCCTGTATCCGCTGTGACGATCACGTCCGATAAACGGGTCGTTAAAAAGAATAATACGCGTGGTGAAAAGCTGATCCAAGCAGCAGTCCAACATATCGGCACACCATACACATGGGGTTCGCAAGATGCCGTGAACGGTGGTTTTGACTGTTCCGGTTTGATTCACTACGCGACGAACAAGGCTGGAAAATACGGTGGTCGGACGAACGTTCGTGGCTACTGGTACGGTGCTTTCTTTACGAATCGCCGGACGAGTATTGCAAGCGGTAAACGCTCGGATATCGTCTTCTTCCAGAACACTTATACAGATGGTCCATCGCATATCGGAATCATGCTCGATAGCGAACACTTCATCCATGCAGGCGGTTCACAACTTC